A single Phoenix dactylifera cultivar Barhee BC4 chromosome 1, palm_55x_up_171113_PBpolish2nd_filt_p, whole genome shotgun sequence DNA region contains:
- the LOC103701510 gene encoding transmembrane protein 230-like, translating to MAYVDHAFSISDEDIMMDSPNVVQNRPPIKEIGLAVSLLVFGSLGIAIGTVMACNRVGGDRAHGISFAILGSLLFIPGFYYTRIAYYAYKGYKGFSFANIPDV from the exons ATGGCGTACGTCGACCACGCCTTCTCCATCTCGGATGAGGACATCATGATGGATTCCCCCAATGTCGTCCAGAATCGGCCGCCCATCAAGGAGATAGGCCTCGCAGTCTCCCTCCTCGTCTTCGGTTCCCTCGGTATCGCCATCGGCACCGTCATGGCCTGCAACCGGGTCGGCGGTGACCGAGCCCACG GAATTTCCTTTGCGATTTTGGGGTCGTTACTTTTCATTCCGGGATTCTATTACACGAGGATCGCGTATTATGCGTACAAGGGATACAAAGGCTTCTCCTTTGCCAACATTCCGGACGTCTAA